In Leptospira levettii, the genomic window GTCACCAGAACAACCAAAAAAATTATACCTCGTTCCATTTCCCGCAGCTCCAGAGCGTGCCGATTGACCGCAAGAACCAGAGTTTGCCAATAGAGCAGCAAAAATCGCATCATTATTATTGTCTTTTTTGGAAGCTTGGAAAAGTTCCGCACAATTGCCCAGAGAGACAAATACCACAAATACAATGATTGGTTTTAAGAAATTCATAAGTACCTCTGTTGGGACATCATTTGCAACGCTGTTGCAAATGCAACCACGTTTCATTTAAAAAATCGGTTTTTAGCGTTTTCGAAGAGGATTTTATGTTTGGCTTTGTCGGAGATGGGGAGGTCCAAAAATTTGGAAATGGGATGGTTTAGATTATAAGGGATATTCGGAAAATCGGATCCAAAGTAAATCTGATCCTTGTAACGTTCCAAAAGTGGGATTGCCTCATCCACATCGGTTTCCTTTCCAGTCGCTAAAAAATCTACAAAGACCATAGTTGTATCCAAAGCTAAATTGGAATACTCATCAAGTAACGAAGCATAGGCGGATATTTCATGGGCTCCCATATGAGCGACAATTACATGTAATTTTGGGTAGGTTTGGATAAATGGTTTAAAAAATTGAATCCCTGTAAATTCGCCAGGCAACGGAGCCGTACCAGTATGGATGACGATCGGGATTTCTTTTTTTTCCAAATATCCAAAACAATCGCTGAGTTCTGGATCATTTAAGTTGAGTTTGGAAACTTCACAGTGGAGCTTAAAACCTAAAAAACCATACACCTCAACTGCTTCTTTAACATAGGAGTACACTCCTTCTTCAGGATAAAAAGTTCCGAAGGGTATAGCACCTTGCCAATTTTGATAATTGTGATAGGTCCAATCATTCAGTGATTTTGCCATATTTTTTTTATGAGCATAGTTGAGGGTGGTAAATTGTTTGATCCCATTATGGTGCAAACGGTTGACCCTTTCCATTTCCGGCAGGCGGTAACCGATTGCCCAGTTCACATTGTCAAACCAGCGCCAAATGAGTTTCATAATGGTTTCTGGAAAAAAATGAGTGTGGATATCGAAGATATGAGGGATGCCTAAATCGGAAATCTTTTCTAAGTGGTCGGGGATTGGATCGTCAAGAATGGGAGGAAAAAAATCTCCCCTCCATGAAAAGGGAGAGGAGAATCGTGTGTCTGTAACATTTGCAGAAATACCATCTTCTACTTCCTTCGCAAAACAAGCGTAACAAGGAAGTAGAGGTGAATCCAGTTTGTGGTTATGCAGTGACTGGAGTTTTTTTCTTTCCACGAATTTTAGTTAGGTTAGATGCCAAGATAGCTGCACTGTCTAAAATATAACTTTCAGTAAGTGTCTTTCTATGATTTCGTCTTTCTACTTTGGATCTTCCAATACTTCTTTCGAGTAACAAACTATTATGGAATCTTGCAGCAGATTCTACCACTTCAAATGCTAACTCTTCACGAAGAGGTGTTGAATCAATTTCAGCATATTCTGCCACAACAGTTTCAAATTGTTTGAAGAGTTCGTTTAATTCAGAAGAAGAAACAAAACCAGACATTTCCGATTTTAAGTATTCACGGTAAATTCCAGTCTCTGTCATACCAGAAACGATACCACCGATACAAGCTACTGTTTGGAGTTGTGTGGTTCCTTCGTAAATGTTTGTAATCCGCACATCTCGATACAACCTTGCAACATCATAGTCTTCCGTATAACCAGAACCGCCATGGATTTGTAGGGCATCATAAGCAACTACGTTTGCCATTTCCGTAATGTAGTATTTGGAAAGTGGTGTGAAGAGTGAGGCTAGTTTTTCCCATTTTTTGAAGGTTTCATCCTTTTTGATGTCCTTTTCAGTAAGGCCTTTCATTTTTCCTCGTTCTTCTTTCCAACGGTATTGGTCGACTGCAAAACTAGCTTCGTATAAAATACAACGCATTGCAGCAACTTCACGTTCCATTCTTTCTAACATTTTTTTCACAGCAGTGATGTTACTGATGGTTTTTCCAAATTGAACACGTTCTTCTGCATATTTTTTTCCTTCAAAATAAGCAGCTGTTGCAATTCCCATCGCTTGGGCTGCAATGTTTAACCTTGCTTGGTTCATCATTGCCATTGAATACTTAACGAGTCCTTTTCCTTCTTCACCAATCAGAATACCTGGAGAATTTTCAAAGACAACTTCACAAGTAGGTGAACAATGAAGACCCATTTTCTTTTCGATGGATGCAACAAATACATCTTTTGAATGAACCAAGAAAAAGGAAAGTCCTCGTGCTCCACTGGTTGTAGTGCCAGTTCGTG contains:
- a CDS encoding amidohydrolase family protein gives rise to the protein MSANVTDTRFSSPFSWRGDFFPPILDDPIPDHLEKISDLGIPHIFDIHTHFFPETIMKLIWRWFDNVNWAIGYRLPEMERVNRLHHNGIKQFTTLNYAHKKNMAKSLNDWTYHNYQNWQGAIPFGTFYPEEGVYSYVKEAVEVYGFLGFKLHCEVSKLNLNDPELSDCFGYLEKKEIPIVIHTGTAPLPGEFTGIQFFKPFIQTYPKLHVIVAHMGAHEISAYASLLDEYSNLALDTTMVFVDFLATGKETDVDEAIPLLERYKDQIYFGSDFPNIPYNLNHPISKFLDLPISDKAKHKILFENAKNRFFK
- a CDS encoding acyl-CoA dehydrogenase family protein → MISNNYFNDNDDLIDHFDSLTPWNAVIDQYEQGFEDFAEFQKSGKEELTFAPGNYEDAIEFYRSTLEAGGDIAGNDISQVAKQMDEEGLKYKDGQVGFPKPMLDVVEKIKSAGLLPYGIHRHYGGLGLPSVVQSMLSECVSRGDGSLAITLGCMNLAETVERFGTDEMIHEYVPKMASGELCGAMALTEPNYGSDLPNLQTKAIKGEDGVWKITGTKRFITHACGFGNAPSIILTLARTGTTTSGARGLSFFLVHSKDVFVASIEKKMGLHCSPTCEVVFENSPGILIGEEGKGLVKYSMAMMNQARLNIAAQAMGIATAAYFEGKKYAEERVQFGKTISNITAVKKMLERMEREVAAMRCILYEASFAVDQYRWKEERGKMKGLTEKDIKKDETFKKWEKLASLFTPLSKYYITEMANVVAYDALQIHGGSGYTEDYDVARLYRDVRITNIYEGTTQLQTVACIGGIVSGMTETGIYREYLKSEMSGFVSSSELNELFKQFETVVAEYAEIDSTPLREELAFEVVESAARFHNSLLLERSIGRSKVERRNHRKTLTESYILDSAAILASNLTKIRGKKKTPVTA